Proteins encoded in a region of the Pieris rapae chromosome 10, ilPieRapa1.1, whole genome shotgun sequence genome:
- the LOC110999070 gene encoding calcium/calmodulin-dependent protein kinase type II alpha chain produces the protein MANPNRENVSTRFSDNYELKEELGKGAFSIVRRAVQKSTGYEFAAKIINTKKLSARDFQKLEREARICRKLQHPNIVRLHDSIQEEHFHYLVFDLVTGGELFEDIVAREFYSEADASHCIQQILESVHHCHHNGVVHRDLKPENLLLASKAKGAAVKLADFGLAIEVQGDQQAWFGFAGTPGYLSPEVLKKEPYGKPVDIWACGVILYILLVGYPPFWDEDQHRLYGQIKAGAYDYPSPEWDTVTPEAKSLINQMLTVNPSKRITASEALKHPWICHRERVASVMHRQETVDCLKKFNARRKLKGAILTTMLATRNFSGKSMVNKKGDGSQVKESTDSSTTLEDDDLDKDKKGVDRACTVISKDGHDEDSLSKADSFGKARGDSNASMRRAEVIKATEILLDAINNGDYETYSKLCDPHVTSFDPDSLGNLIEGVEYYKFFIDNTPNNIKTNTTILNPRVQLLGEDVAIIAYVCITQSVDSEGRRATHQHQETRIWHKRYNKWTAVHFHRT, from the coding sequence ATGGCAAATCCTAATCGCGAAAATGTCAGCACCCGTTTTTCCGATAATTATGAACTCAAAGAAGAACTAGGAAAAGGTGCTTTTTCAATTGTGCGCCGGGCTGTACAAAAGTCAACAGGGTACGAATTTGCTGCCAAAATTATCAACACTAAAAAGTTATCAGCCAGAGACTTTCAGAAGTTAGAAAGAGAGGCTAGAATTTGCCGAAAACTACAACATCCTAACATAGTTAGGCTTCATGATTCAATTCAAGAGGAACACTTTCATTACTTGGTATTTGACTTAGTGACTGGTGGCGAGCTGTTCGAAGACATTGTAGCCCGGGAATTCTATTCAGAAGCTGATGCATCTCATTGCATCCAACAAATTTTAGAATCAGTTCATCATTGTCACCACAACGGCGTAGTCCATAGAGACTTGAAACCTGAAAATCTCTTACTGGCCAGTAAGGCAAAAGGAGCCGCTGTAAAACTCGCTGATTTCGGATTAGCCATTGAAGTACAAGGAGACCAACAAGCATGGTTCGGGTTTGCGGGCACACCGGGATATTTATCTCCCGAAGTTTTGAAAAAAGAACCATATGGAAAGCCCGTAGATATTTGGGCATGTGgcgtaatattatatatactgcTTGTTGGATACCCACCATTTTGGGATGAAGATCAACACCGACTATATGGCCAAATTAAAGCTGGTGCTTATGATTACCCCTCTCCCGAATGGGACACGGTCACACCAGAGGCAAAAAGCCTTATAAACCAAATGTTAACTGTTAACCCTAGTAAGAGAATAACTGCTTCTGAGGCACTGAAGCACCCATGGATCTGCCACCGTGAACGTGTGGCTTCTGTTATGCATAGGCAAGAAACTGTCGATTGCTTGAAGAAGTTTAATGCGCGACGTAAATTAAAAGGTGCCATTTTAACAACAATGCTTGCTACACGTAACTTCTCAGGAAAATCCATGGTGAATAAAAAAGGGGATGGATCTCAAGTTAAGGAATCTACGGATAGTAGTACTACTTTAGAAGATGATGACTTAGACAAAGACAAAAAAGGTGTTGACAGGGCGTGCACTGTGATATCAAAAGATGGCCATGATGAAGATAGCCTTTCCAAGGCAGATTCATTCGGGAAAGCTCGTGGTGACAGTAATGCTTCAATGCGTCGCGCAGAAGTCATCAAAGCAACTGAAATACTGTTAGATGCAATCAATAATGGAGATTACGAGACATACTCAAAACTGTGTGACCCACACGTTACTTCATTTGACCCAGATTCACTTGGAAACTTAATAGAGGGtgttgaatattataaattctttattgaTAACACtcctaacaatataaaaactaacacCACTATTCTCAATCCAAGAGTACAACTTCTAGGAGAAGATGTGGCCATTATCGCATATGTCTGTATAACACAAAGTGTAGATTCGGAAGGTAGACGTGCAACCCATCAACACCAAGAAACTCGAATTTGGCATAAACGCTACAACAAATGGACTGCAGTTCATTTCCATCGCACCTAA